In a genomic window of Spirochaetaceae bacterium:
- a CDS encoding GPP34 family phosphoprotein — MPTLRFAEEILLLLLDDRSGRFAHVIESSLRCAIAGAVLMDLALENRIDTDPKQLVLVDAAPVGDDLLDPTLADIARAPETRDARYWVNRIAGDADRIRETALRRLVERGILQREDDRFLWVFRARRYPVIDGEAEREVKLRIMEVLFSDVIPAPRDVVIIGLADSCGLFGVLLSRRELQRVADRIEQVRKLDLIGQAVIQTVAEIDLAISGAMRTII; from the coding sequence ATGCCCACACTGAGATTCGCCGAAGAGATTCTGCTGCTGCTGCTCGACGACAGGAGCGGGCGCTTCGCTCACGTGATCGAGTCGTCGCTGCGCTGCGCCATCGCGGGGGCCGTGCTGATGGACCTGGCACTGGAGAACCGCATCGACACCGATCCGAAACAACTCGTCCTGGTCGACGCGGCGCCGGTCGGGGATGACCTGCTCGATCCGACGCTGGCCGACATCGCGCGTGCCCCCGAGACCCGCGATGCGCGCTACTGGGTGAACCGGATCGCCGGCGATGCCGACCGCATCCGGGAAACCGCGCTGCGGCGCCTCGTCGAGCGCGGCATTCTGCAGCGCGAGGACGACCGCTTCCTGTGGGTGTTCCGCGCGCGCCGCTACCCGGTGATCGACGGCGAGGCCGAGCGCGAAGTGAAGCTGCGCATCATGGAGGTGCTGTTCAGCGACGTGATCCCGGCCCCGCGCGACGTGGTGATAATCGGGCTCGCGGACTCCTGCGGCCTGTTCGGGGTGCTGCTGTCGCGGCGCGAGCTGCAGCGCGTGGCGGATCGCATCGAGCAGGTGCGCAAGCTCGACCTGATCGGCCAGGCGGTCATTCAGACCGTAGCCGAAATCGACCTGGCAATCTCCGGCGCCATGCGCACCATCATATAG
- a CDS encoding GNAT family N-acetyltransferase: MVAAFVEAFRDTIDFCDCEETRIVDSAGDNVIGFFAGERGRPLPASRLALVAHPGVEQESVVGAALVAEMKDQSVRLDLLFVTPEWQRMGVATALVSATIDHLYKGGHRTLKSRYNLGNEESRAWHRAFGFVDDSDLLLAESYFRLAEHELWRRERIGDLTPVERQKLTLEIDRWRVQADELAAVAGRW; the protein is encoded by the coding sequence ATGGTTGCCGCTTTCGTGGAGGCCTTCAGAGATACCATCGATTTTTGCGACTGCGAGGAGACGAGAATCGTCGATTCGGCCGGAGACAACGTGATCGGATTCTTCGCCGGCGAACGGGGAAGGCCTCTGCCGGCGTCGCGCCTGGCGTTGGTTGCCCATCCGGGAGTCGAGCAGGAATCAGTCGTTGGTGCTGCCCTCGTGGCCGAAATGAAAGACCAATCCGTGCGGTTGGATCTACTATTCGTCACCCCGGAGTGGCAACGAATGGGTGTAGCCACAGCCCTCGTGTCAGCAACTATCGATCACCTGTATAAAGGCGGACACAGGACGTTGAAGAGTCGATACAACCTCGGTAATGAGGAGAGCAGGGCGTGGCACCGAGCGTTCGGGTTCGTTGACGATTCCGACCTGCTGTTGGCAGAATCGTACTTTCGCCTGGCTGAACATGAGCTCTGGCGAAGAGAGAGAATCGGCGATCTCACACCGGTAGAGCGCCAGAAACTGACCCTGGAAATCGATCGCTGGAGAGTCCAGGCTGACGAACTGGCGGCGGTTGCAGGGCGTTGGTAG
- a CDS encoding dienelactone hydrolase family protein, translated as MSERTEFDPLRLLDALHAGAERDCAFTATTAEAARAWQEHAAPVLARGLGFLDGPAPPVEAEPEQTVDRGSYVRERVVLRTWPDAAMPVWVLVPKGLDGPAPCVLALHGHGYGVRDIVGLWEDGSERWQPDGYHKDFGCALAERGFVVVAPEISCFGERRADYSALAGELTGPAPNTCHNATSYAIMLGGSAMGLRVWDGMRAVDYLATRPEADLARLGAMGISGGGAHAFFSTACDARIRACVISGYFCDWRHSILTFHHCTCNYVPGLLAHGELSDFAGLIAPRPCLIEAGRRDTDFPIAGVRTTLERAKAAWRAFGAEEALAIDEFDGRHQISGRLAYDFLARHL; from the coding sequence ATGAGCGAGCGAACCGAATTCGACCCGCTGCGGCTGTTGGACGCGCTGCATGCCGGCGCGGAGCGCGATTGTGCCTTCACCGCCACTACCGCCGAGGCCGCACGCGCGTGGCAGGAGCACGCCGCACCCGTACTCGCCCGCGGCCTGGGCTTTCTGGACGGGCCGGCGCCGCCGGTAGAGGCCGAACCGGAGCAGACGGTGGACCGCGGATCCTACGTGCGCGAGCGCGTCGTGCTGCGCACCTGGCCGGACGCGGCGATGCCGGTCTGGGTGCTGGTGCCGAAGGGCCTGGACGGGCCGGCCCCGTGCGTGCTGGCCCTGCACGGCCACGGCTACGGCGTGCGCGACATCGTCGGGCTGTGGGAAGACGGCTCCGAACGGTGGCAGCCCGACGGCTACCACAAGGACTTCGGTTGCGCCCTGGCCGAGCGCGGCTTCGTGGTCGTTGCCCCCGAGATAAGCTGCTTCGGCGAACGGCGAGCCGACTACTCGGCGCTTGCCGGCGAGCTCACCGGCCCGGCGCCCAACACCTGCCACAACGCCACCTCCTACGCGATCATGCTGGGCGGCTCGGCGATGGGTCTGCGCGTCTGGGACGGCATGCGCGCGGTCGACTACCTGGCCACGCGCCCGGAGGCGGACCTCGCCCGGCTGGGTGCGATGGGCATCTCGGGCGGCGGCGCGCACGCCTTCTTTTCCACCGCGTGCGACGCCCGCATCCGTGCCTGCGTGATCTCCGGATACTTCTGCGACTGGCGGCACAGCATCCTCACGTTCCACCACTGCACCTGCAACTACGTGCCCGGCCTGCTCGCGCACGGCGAGCTCAGCGACTTCGCCGGGCTGATCGCCCCGCGCCCCTGTCTGATCGAGGCGGGCCGGCGGGACACGGACTTCCCGATCGCAGGCGTGCGCACGACGCTGGAGCGGGCCAAGGCGGCGTGGCGCGCGTTCGGAGCCGAGGAGGCGCTGGCCATCGACGAGTTCGACGGCCGCCACCAGATCAGCGGACGCCTGGCCTACGACTTCCTCGCCCGCCACCTCTGA
- a CDS encoding M81 family metallopeptidase: MSAVARSPGAGPAARVAIGAIFTECNHLGGAPIDRSWFERFELLRGDEILAGASGAVAGMLQVLRERGLTPVPLLYASTCPGGPITRDTYEELRGEMLDRLRAALPVDGVLLPLHGAAAAEHVGDPEGDLIGAVRALVGAHTPVVASLDLHAHVTGAMVRGADALLAWETYPHRDAVSTGERAARLLADTVAGRCRPTMAMAKVPVVTGAVHGSTEGSGPFADLMCRAKALEAEAGVLSTSMFLVHPYLDLPDMGSGALVVTDGDPQRAARLATPLAEGYWRRRNELEPEVYSPQQAVTAGLQMDGTVLLVETADCCGGGAAGDSAASLNALLATDLPGPALVPVVDAAAARACHDAGTGNDVTVAVGHRLDPRWGKPVTVTGRVLRLSDGRFRYRGGIWDGLLGDMGPAAVLDVPPRSGTGTVRILLATHATYEWADEQFRSVGLDPAAAKFIVAKNPMNYHLAYSPLAAATYILDTPGPTPATVRDVPFRNLKRPWFPADPDIPNLQPTFLT, translated from the coding sequence GTGAGCGCCGTTGCGCGGTCTCCCGGCGCCGGGCCGGCCGCGCGGGTGGCGATCGGCGCCATCTTCACCGAGTGCAACCACCTCGGCGGCGCGCCGATCGACCGCTCCTGGTTCGAGCGCTTCGAACTGCTCCGCGGCGACGAGATCCTGGCCGGCGCGAGCGGCGCGGTGGCCGGCATGCTGCAGGTGCTGCGCGAGCGGGGCCTGACACCGGTGCCCCTGCTGTATGCCAGCACCTGCCCCGGCGGCCCCATCACCAGGGACACCTACGAGGAACTGAGAGGTGAGATGCTCGACCGGCTGCGCGCGGCGCTTCCGGTCGACGGCGTCCTGCTGCCGCTGCACGGCGCCGCCGCGGCCGAGCATGTCGGCGACCCGGAGGGCGACCTGATAGGCGCGGTGCGCGCGCTGGTGGGCGCGCATACCCCCGTGGTGGCCAGCCTCGACCTGCACGCCCACGTCACCGGTGCGATGGTGCGCGGCGCGGATGCCCTGCTGGCCTGGGAGACCTACCCGCACCGCGACGCCGTCTCCACCGGGGAGCGCGCCGCCCGGCTGCTGGCCGATACGGTGGCCGGGCGCTGCCGCCCCACCATGGCGATGGCCAAGGTGCCGGTGGTGACCGGCGCGGTTCACGGCTCCACCGAGGGATCCGGCCCGTTCGCCGACCTGATGTGCCGGGCCAAGGCGCTCGAGGCGGAAGCCGGCGTGCTGTCCACCAGCATGTTCCTGGTCCACCCCTACCTCGACCTGCCGGACATGGGCAGCGGCGCGCTGGTGGTCACCGACGGCGACCCGCAGCGGGCTGCGCGACTTGCCACGCCGCTGGCGGAGGGGTACTGGCGGCGCCGCAACGAGCTGGAGCCGGAGGTGTACTCACCCCAGCAGGCGGTAACGGCCGGGCTGCAGATGGACGGCACCGTGCTGCTGGTGGAAACCGCCGATTGCTGCGGCGGCGGCGCGGCCGGCGACAGCGCAGCCTCGCTCAACGCACTGCTCGCCACCGACCTGCCCGGTCCCGCCCTGGTGCCGGTGGTGGACGCGGCCGCCGCGCGTGCCTGCCACGACGCCGGCACCGGCAACGACGTCACCGTGGCGGTCGGCCACCGCCTCGACCCGCGGTGGGGCAAGCCGGTCACCGTGACCGGCCGCGTTCTGCGCCTCAGCGACGGCCGTTTTCGCTACCGCGGCGGCATCTGGGACGGCTTGCTGGGCGACATGGGCCCCGCCGCCGTGCTGGATGTCCCCCCGCGGTCCGGAACCGGCACCGTGCGCATCCTGCTCGCCACCCACGCCACCTACGAATGGGCCGACGAGCAGTTCCGCAGCGTCGGCCTCGACCCGGCAGCGGCCAAGTTCATCGTCGCCAAGAACCCGATGAACTACCACCTGGCCTACTCGCCCCTCGCCGCCGCCACCTACATCCTGGACACCCCCGGCCCCACCCCGGCCACCGTCCGCGACGTGCCGTTCCGAAACCTCAAGCGGCCCTGGTTCCCCGCCGACCCCGACATCCCGAACCTCCAACCCACCTTCCTCACGTAA
- a CDS encoding VOC family protein, whose protein sequence is MRIYVTSIFVDDQAKACAFYTGKLGFQVKHDIPVGEFRWLTLTARDDPDGTELLLEPSNHAAVPPFKAALMADGIPAASFQVDSLDAEFSRLRGLGVEFVQAPTQAGEVKVAVLNDTCGNLIQLIETPQTTPEE, encoded by the coding sequence ATGAGAATCTACGTTACCAGCATCTTCGTGGACGACCAGGCCAAGGCGTGCGCGTTCTACACCGGCAAGCTCGGCTTCCAGGTCAAGCACGACATACCGGTGGGCGAGTTCCGCTGGCTCACGCTCACCGCGCGTGACGACCCCGACGGCACGGAACTGCTGTTGGAGCCCAGCAATCACGCTGCCGTCCCACCGTTCAAGGCCGCCCTCATGGCCGACGGCATCCCGGCCGCCTCGTTTCAGGTAGACAGTCTCGACGCCGAATTCAGCCGCCTCCGCGGCCTTGGCGTGGAATTCGTGCAAGCTCCCACCCAGGCCGGCGAGGTCAAGGTGGCGGTGCTGAACGACACCTGCGGCAACCTCATCCAGCTCATCGAGACCCCGCAAACCACACCCGAGGAGTAA